A section of the Streptomyces sp. CG1 genome encodes:
- a CDS encoding XRE family transcriptional regulator, whose amino-acid sequence MPNERLRAAIAAGGWTYATLADKVKVDLKSVERWVNLGRTPRRATAMLAAETLGEDVHALWPSLRQARPARAVSPELVALYDQRADIPVSTFVDLLTQAREHIDVLVYAAVFLHEAYPRLNELLRERAADGCAVRIAVGDPDSVNVQQRGQEERFGHGIESRCRLALMHYRPLAGVPGIEVRTHATTLYNSIYRADDQALVNAHVWGVNAYGAPVWHLRRNGEGGMFDTYASSFDAVWETATPVREG is encoded by the coding sequence ATGCCGAACGAGAGGCTACGTGCCGCTATAGCGGCCGGCGGTTGGACGTACGCGACCCTTGCGGACAAGGTCAAGGTCGACCTCAAGTCCGTTGAGCGCTGGGTCAACCTGGGGCGTACGCCGCGCCGTGCCACGGCCATGCTGGCAGCGGAAACACTGGGAGAAGACGTGCACGCTCTTTGGCCATCGCTCCGACAGGCGCGCCCCGCCCGCGCTGTCAGCCCGGAACTTGTGGCGCTCTACGACCAGCGGGCGGACATCCCCGTGTCCACCTTCGTGGACCTGCTGACCCAGGCTCGCGAGCACATCGACGTGCTGGTGTATGCCGCCGTCTTCTTGCACGAGGCGTACCCGCGACTCAACGAGCTGTTGCGAGAGCGAGCTGCCGACGGGTGCGCGGTCCGTATCGCAGTTGGCGACCCGGACAGTGTGAATGTCCAACAGCGTGGCCAGGAAGAGAGGTTCGGCCACGGGATCGAGTCCCGTTGCCGACTCGCTCTCATGCACTATCGCCCCCTTGCCGGGGTGCCCGGCATCGAGGTGCGGACCCATGCAACCACGCTCTACAACTCGATCTATCGTGCGGATGACCAGGCGCTGGTCAATGCCCATGTTTGGGGCGTGAACGCCTACGGTGCTCCCGTGTGGCATCTTCGGCGCAACGGAGAGGGCGGCATGTTCGACACCTACGCCAGCAGCTTCGACGCGGTGTGGGAGACCGCGACGCCGGTACGAGAAGGGTGA
- a CDS encoding DUF6415 family natural product biosynthesis protein: MDVDEIKATITKALTERSALPPYEDLCALHQDLVRHIEALTPLAAKRVDRLWRGSVEWYQKRRRLDTVPHEVGRGLGPGLQSAAWHVKSLGYTLRFLLENADLAGTGEDAH; this comes from the coding sequence ATGGACGTGGATGAGATCAAGGCGACGATCACCAAAGCCCTGACTGAGCGCTCTGCGTTGCCCCCGTACGAGGATCTGTGCGCGTTGCACCAGGACTTGGTGCGGCACATCGAGGCGCTGACGCCGTTGGCAGCAAAGCGGGTTGATCGTCTGTGGCGTGGCTCGGTGGAGTGGTATCAGAAGCGTCGCAGGCTGGACACCGTCCCGCATGAGGTGGGTCGAGGCCTGGGCCCTGGGTTGCAGTCGGCCGCCTGGCACGTGAAGAGCCTGGGCTACACCCTGCGGTTCCTCTTGGAGAACGCCGATTTGGCTGGGACGGGAGAGGACGCGCACTGA
- a CDS encoding GntR family transcriptional regulator, whose product MSPAPESKQDRRPPYQHAADELRREILQGRIKPGEQLPAIRELQERFGVANMTMRSALNLLRDEGLIYTIHGRGSFVADHDGSGESSANYNAPAWYLANRGEKPSEAEQAGGRPDDAEAAGATLTEMLTALRDEIRALSADHQELRREVEELKAAQQAKP is encoded by the coding sequence ATGAGCCCCGCGCCAGAGAGCAAGCAGGACCGTCGGCCGCCGTATCAGCACGCTGCCGACGAGCTCCGGCGCGAGATCTTGCAGGGGCGGATCAAGCCGGGCGAGCAGTTGCCGGCCATTCGCGAGCTACAGGAACGCTTTGGCGTGGCCAACATGACCATGAGGTCCGCGCTCAACCTGCTGCGCGATGAAGGCTTGATCTACACGATCCACGGTCGGGGCAGCTTCGTCGCAGACCACGATGGCAGCGGCGAGTCCTCAGCGAACTACAACGCGCCTGCCTGGTACTTGGCGAACAGGGGCGAGAAGCCGAGCGAGGCAGAGCAAGCGGGGGGAAGGCCCGACGACGCTGAAGCCGCCGGCGCCACCCTCACTGAAATGCTCACAGCCCTACGAGACGAGATCCGTGCCCTCAGTGCTGATCATCAGGAACTGCGGCGTGAGGTCGAGGAGCTGAAGGCTGCCCAGCAGGCGAAGCCGTAG
- a CDS encoding cell division protein FtsK — MKDQNALAEGVVGHTPLFVVLVLAVIVGWAVWWVVRYLRADAMTRQSIRQAVRVRWGWKRLAPMLKLSVTDKTPTALATLANTNGKPIKPRILIPALRVTHDAYGVIARARCLPGVGLQQFQKAAPHLADAWRCTRVAVTQDKPGQVLIRGVRLDPLKFPTEHRPTGDVPDETARWDLGVDEYAQPVSVDLTQVPGVTVAGLPGFGKTSLVNRLLSDWAPSPAVQFACADGKVSAAYEGDYADWVQRMFAFVGDDLEEANKLFRHLVELRRARSASVRSVLGVKSMWDVGPSDRWPLVVLIIDEAHTYFRDHKGSDPKTKKLAALAAENARLVEDLVKKGRSVGLLVILTTQKSTGDAIPTFIRDVCPVGLSFAQKTAEAAVAALGEEIREWPDANPINLQDPTYVGVASMNHQSQPGFTRIRTPYVPDADAARIAEQTASLTAGPYTLLEAVLGPRMGELDLVKADSESA; from the coding sequence ATGAAGGATCAGAACGCCCTGGCTGAAGGGGTCGTCGGCCACACACCCCTATTCGTCGTCCTGGTGCTCGCCGTGATCGTCGGCTGGGCGGTGTGGTGGGTGGTCCGCTACCTGCGCGCCGACGCCATGACCCGGCAGTCCATCCGGCAGGCCGTACGTGTGCGGTGGGGCTGGAAGCGGCTCGCACCGATGCTCAAGCTGTCGGTCACGGACAAGACCCCGACCGCGCTGGCAACGCTGGCGAACACGAACGGCAAGCCCATCAAGCCCCGTATCCTCATACCCGCCCTGCGGGTGACGCACGACGCGTACGGAGTGATCGCACGGGCGCGGTGCCTGCCCGGCGTGGGCCTCCAACAGTTCCAGAAGGCTGCCCCACATCTGGCGGACGCCTGGCGGTGCACACGGGTGGCGGTCACCCAGGACAAGCCGGGGCAGGTCCTCATCCGGGGCGTGCGCCTCGATCCGCTGAAGTTTCCCACCGAGCACCGACCCACAGGTGATGTGCCGGACGAGACGGCTCGGTGGGACCTGGGTGTGGACGAGTACGCCCAACCGGTGTCCGTGGACCTTACGCAGGTGCCCGGCGTGACCGTGGCCGGCCTGCCCGGCTTCGGAAAGACCAGCCTGGTCAACCGACTTCTGTCGGACTGGGCACCCTCGCCTGCGGTGCAGTTCGCCTGTGCGGACGGCAAGGTCTCGGCTGCGTACGAGGGTGACTACGCCGACTGGGTGCAGCGCATGTTCGCGTTCGTGGGCGATGACCTGGAAGAAGCCAACAAGCTGTTCCGTCACCTCGTGGAACTTCGCCGTGCACGATCGGCCTCGGTGCGCTCGGTGCTCGGCGTGAAATCCATGTGGGACGTCGGCCCGTCCGACCGCTGGCCGCTGGTCGTGCTGATCATCGACGAAGCCCACACCTACTTCCGCGACCACAAGGGCAGCGACCCGAAGACCAAGAAGCTCGCCGCGCTGGCCGCCGAAAACGCCCGGCTCGTCGAAGACCTGGTGAAGAAGGGCCGTTCCGTGGGCCTGCTCGTCATCCTCACCACCCAGAAGTCCACCGGCGACGCGATCCCGACCTTCATCCGGGATGTGTGCCCCGTGGGCCTGAGCTTCGCGCAGAAGACCGCCGAAGCAGCAGTAGCCGCGCTCGGCGAAGAGATCCGGGAATGGCCGGACGCCAACCCGATCAACCTCCAGGACCCCACCTATGTCGGCGTCGCGTCCATGAACCACCAGTCCCAACCCGGCTTCACCCGCATCCGCACGCCGTACGTGCCGGACGCGGACGCGGCCCGCATCGCCGAGCAGACCGCGAGCCTCACCGCCGGCCCTTACACCCTCCTCGAAGCCGTCCTCGGCCCCCGCATGGGGGAGTTGGACCTCGTCAAAGCCGACTCCGAATCGGCCTGA
- a CDS encoding DUF2637 domain-containing protein has protein sequence MTEDRITQRTITAVVIVIAALAFVFSFGNVWSLALRLGVPAPIAPLIAPMVDLSVVGLLVALRYLSLHGLPAEQMTAATRLMHFSGLLTLALNVAEPIVAGHYGRAAVDAVAPLLLLGWGAVGPQLLRAFHTVSRPANLNSTPDEAGPQADTTPAPAAPRALPAPPERTPVPVAPLAAPAPAAPAVEVPEPLLAEARSIAASHHAEYGDNITPAQLKRRLGIGLPMATALHAAL, from the coding sequence ATGACAGAGGACCGGATCACTCAGCGCACCATCACCGCCGTCGTGATCGTCATTGCCGCGCTGGCGTTCGTCTTCTCTTTCGGAAACGTCTGGTCTCTCGCCCTGCGCCTAGGCGTCCCCGCCCCGATCGCACCGCTCATCGCTCCGATGGTGGACCTGTCCGTGGTCGGCCTCCTGGTCGCCCTGCGCTACCTCTCCCTTCACGGTCTGCCCGCCGAACAGATGACGGCGGCCACCCGGCTCATGCACTTCTCCGGACTGCTGACCCTGGCGCTCAACGTCGCCGAACCGATCGTCGCCGGACACTACGGCCGTGCCGCCGTGGACGCCGTGGCCCCGCTACTCCTACTCGGCTGGGGCGCCGTCGGCCCGCAGCTCCTGCGCGCCTTCCACACAGTCTCCCGCCCGGCCAACCTGAACTCCACGCCGGACGAGGCAGGGCCGCAAGCCGATACGACGCCCGCCCCGGCTGCCCCCAGGGCATTGCCCGCCCCGCCGGAACGGACCCCCGTGCCGGTCGCTCCCCTCGCCGCCCCGGCTCCGGCCGCGCCTGCGGTCGAGGTACCTGAGCCGCTGCTCGCCGAAGCGCGTTCCATCGCCGCCTCCCACCACGCCGAGTACGGCGACAACATCACACCGGCCCAGCTCAAGAGGCGACTCGGTATCGGCCTTCCCATGGCCACCGCTCTCCACGCCGCCTTGTAG
- a CDS encoding replication initiator encodes MRRPLDLRHVVSPGLRDLIELANTHDFDRVNEQVRNLRGCTRPVNLHGWTVTTDQATKEVVRSYRSEDEPSGRLLTVCGNRRASRCPACSRVYAADTYHLIKAGLSGGKNVAETVRDHPRAFVTLTAPSFGPVHNRPTTDAGKPRSCACGDTHAEDAPELGTPLNPSTYDYAGAVLWNAHAGQLWARFTTYLRRALAEHLGMTQKALTAALRVSFAKVAEYQKRGLVHFHAVIRFDGPDGHTTEPPAWATFDALNVAVGLAVERARLTIDSDGIGERGITWGDRYKVDPISALGDGELTDAKVAGYVAKYATKNAEGTGTVDRTLICRPCTGRGYVRGPDRFHDRCADCDGTGQAEPIKALPVQHHVRQMIRTAWALGHLPEFAELKLWKWAHMLGFRGHFSSKSRAYSTTLGALRDVRRAWRLAQAEATRTRAGLPTADETTLVTASSWTYLSSGYRPGEELLAAQVRHDIAHAQRIKSEGDPWL; translated from the coding sequence ATGCGCCGCCCCCTCGACCTGCGGCACGTCGTCAGCCCCGGCCTGCGGGACCTGATCGAATTGGCCAACACCCACGACTTCGACCGCGTCAACGAACAGGTCCGCAACCTGCGCGGCTGCACCCGCCCCGTCAACCTCCACGGCTGGACGGTCACCACCGACCAGGCCACCAAGGAAGTGGTCCGCTCCTACCGTTCCGAAGACGAGCCCTCCGGCCGCCTCCTCACCGTCTGCGGCAACCGCCGCGCCTCCCGCTGCCCCGCCTGCTCCCGCGTCTACGCCGCCGACACCTACCACCTCATCAAGGCGGGGCTGTCCGGCGGCAAGAACGTCGCCGAAACCGTCCGCGACCACCCTCGCGCCTTCGTCACCCTCACCGCCCCCTCCTTCGGCCCCGTCCACAACCGCCCCACCACCGACGCGGGCAAACCGCGCTCCTGCGCCTGCGGTGACACCCACGCCGAAGACGCTCCCGAACTCGGCACCCCGCTGAACCCATCCACCTACGACTACGCCGGGGCCGTGCTCTGGAACGCGCACGCCGGACAGCTCTGGGCACGATTCACCACCTACCTGCGCCGCGCCCTGGCCGAACACCTCGGCATGACGCAGAAGGCACTGACCGCCGCCCTCCGCGTCTCCTTCGCCAAGGTCGCCGAATACCAGAAGCGCGGCCTGGTCCACTTCCACGCCGTGATCCGCTTCGACGGACCCGACGGCCACACCACCGAGCCTCCGGCCTGGGCCACCTTCGACGCTCTCAACGTCGCCGTGGGCCTGGCCGTCGAGCGTGCACGGCTCACCATCGACTCAGACGGCATCGGCGAACGCGGCATCACCTGGGGCGACCGGTACAAGGTCGACCCCATCTCCGCCCTGGGCGACGGTGAACTCACCGATGCCAAGGTCGCCGGATACGTCGCCAAGTACGCCACCAAGAACGCCGAAGGCACGGGCACTGTCGACCGCACCCTGATCTGCCGCCCCTGCACCGGGCGCGGCTACGTACGCGGCCCCGACCGCTTCCACGATCGGTGCGCCGACTGTGACGGCACCGGACAGGCCGAACCCATCAAGGCCCTGCCCGTCCAGCACCACGTACGGCAGATGATCCGCACCGCCTGGGCCCTCGGCCACCTGCCGGAGTTCGCCGAACTCAAGCTCTGGAAGTGGGCCCACATGCTCGGATTCCGCGGCCACTTCTCCAGCAAATCCCGCGCCTACTCCACCACCCTCGGCGCACTCCGCGACGTACGCCGCGCCTGGCGCCTCGCCCAGGCCGAAGCCACCCGTACCCGCGCCGGCCTCCCCACCGCCGACGAGACCACCCTCGTCACCGCCTCCTCCTGGACCTACCTCAGCAGCGGCTACCGCCCCGGCGAAGAACTCCTCGCCGCGCAGGTCCGCCACGACATCGCCCACGCCCAACGCATCAAGTCCGAAGGAGATCCCTGGCTGTGA
- a CDS encoding AlpA family transcriptional regulator translates to MTTPTKANRQTLKLGEALAEIGVSRAAFYRMRARGQAPRHLKLPNGQIRIRRADLDAWFDSCEVQEAC, encoded by the coding sequence GTGACCACTCCAACCAAGGCCAACAGGCAGACGCTGAAGCTGGGGGAAGCACTGGCTGAGATCGGGGTGTCCCGCGCCGCCTTCTACCGCATGCGCGCGCGGGGCCAGGCCCCAAGGCACCTGAAGCTCCCCAACGGTCAGATCCGCATACGCCGGGCCGACCTCGACGCCTGGTTCGACTCCTGCGAGGTGCAGGAAGCGTGCTGA
- a CDS encoding tyrosine-type recombinase/integrase, with translation MLTYDVQIWGIRKRPNRSAAYQLRWRVGPRPFSKSYKIKAQADGRRSELLAALRNREQFDTETGLPASEVQALNSTTWYAHTRTYAEMKWPSASAKHRASIADTLATITPKLVKDNRGAPAPKVLRIALYSWVYRFVLSDDGTLKPRIDVEEPPADIVSALDWISRKSVDITALNTPSVVRTALDALKLKQDGTAAAENTVNRKRTVFSNCLRYAVERELLATLPLDKVDWTPPETDDEIDFRFVPGPKLAKALIDAVGEQGSRGRHLMAFFGCLYYAANRPGEAANLREDDFTLPEEGWGEVLLSTSTPRVGSGWTDTGESFDTRGLKKRARKAIRPVPIPPVLVRLVREHIKEFGTAEDGRLFRAAQGGGLLSKEYGEVWKAARLAALTESEAASPLADVPYSLRHAGVSLWLESGVSPAEVARRAGHSIAVLFRFYAKAIHRNQQRANEQIERALEADDGE, from the coding sequence GTGCTGACCTACGACGTGCAGATCTGGGGCATCCGCAAGCGGCCCAACCGTTCCGCGGCCTATCAGCTCCGCTGGCGGGTCGGTCCCCGGCCCTTCTCCAAGAGCTACAAGATCAAGGCTCAGGCCGACGGTCGACGCTCGGAGCTGCTGGCTGCCCTGCGCAACCGTGAGCAGTTCGACACGGAAACCGGCCTGCCTGCCTCGGAGGTGCAAGCGCTCAACTCCACCACCTGGTACGCCCACACACGCACCTATGCGGAGATGAAGTGGCCCAGTGCCTCGGCCAAGCACCGCGCAAGCATCGCTGACACGCTGGCCACCATCACGCCGAAGCTGGTCAAGGACAACCGTGGGGCTCCGGCTCCCAAGGTCCTCCGCATCGCTCTCTACTCGTGGGTCTACCGCTTCGTCCTCAGCGACGACGGGACGCTGAAGCCCCGCATCGACGTCGAGGAGCCGCCCGCCGACATCGTGTCGGCGCTGGACTGGATCAGCCGGAAGTCCGTCGACATCACCGCGCTCAACACGCCCTCGGTTGTGCGTACGGCGCTCGACGCTCTGAAGCTGAAGCAAGACGGCACGGCCGCTGCCGAGAACACGGTGAATCGCAAGCGAACGGTCTTCAGCAACTGCCTCCGGTACGCGGTGGAACGGGAGTTGCTGGCGACCCTGCCCCTCGACAAGGTCGACTGGACACCGCCCGAAACTGACGACGAGATCGACTTTCGGTTCGTACCTGGCCCGAAGCTGGCGAAGGCGCTGATCGACGCTGTAGGCGAGCAGGGGTCACGGGGACGGCACCTGATGGCGTTCTTCGGCTGCCTCTACTACGCGGCCAACCGCCCTGGGGAGGCAGCCAATCTCCGGGAAGACGACTTCACCTTGCCCGAAGAGGGCTGGGGTGAAGTATTGCTGTCGACGAGCACGCCTCGCGTTGGCTCAGGGTGGACCGACACGGGCGAGTCGTTCGATACGCGCGGCCTAAAAAAGCGGGCCCGCAAGGCGATCCGGCCTGTGCCGATTCCCCCCGTCCTCGTGCGTCTGGTCCGCGAGCACATCAAGGAATTCGGTACCGCTGAGGACGGCCGGCTGTTCCGTGCGGCCCAGGGCGGCGGCCTGCTGTCCAAGGAGTACGGGGAGGTTTGGAAAGCGGCTCGACTCGCGGCGCTGACCGAATCTGAAGCGGCTTCCCCCCTGGCTGACGTGCCGTACTCCCTGCGCCATGCGGGCGTCTCGCTCTGGCTTGAGTCTGGCGTCTCCCCGGCGGAAGTCGCACGCCGGGCAGGTCACAGCATCGCAGTCCTGTTCCGCTTCTACGCCAAGGCGATCCATCGCAACCAGCAGCGTGCGAACGAACAGATTGAGCGGGCCTTGGAGGCTGACGACGGGGAATAG